A section of the Actinomycetota bacterium genome encodes:
- the atpH gene encoding ATP synthase F1 subunit delta yields the protein MQAGAPDERVDGYAAALVEVARAEGQLARVADELFGFAREFERNDALRLALTDQQLPPDRRQAIAEEVLGQKASHLSASLVSFVIGAGRARHMVAIADRLVERAAQERQREVAEVRSAIPLDAEVQARLERALSKALDRNVDVKVVVDPAVLGGVVARVGDTVIDGSVRHRLEKLREVL from the coding sequence ATGCAGGCGGGCGCCCCCGACGAACGGGTCGACGGCTATGCCGCCGCCCTGGTCGAGGTGGCCCGGGCCGAGGGCCAACTGGCGCGCGTGGCCGACGAGCTGTTCGGGTTCGCCCGGGAGTTCGAGCGCAACGACGCCCTGCGCCTGGCCCTGACCGACCAGCAGCTCCCCCCCGACCGCCGCCAGGCCATCGCCGAGGAGGTGCTCGGCCAGAAGGCTTCGCACCTGAGCGCCAGCCTCGTGTCGTTCGTCATCGGCGCCGGCCGGGCCCGCCACATGGTGGCCATCGCCGACCGGTTGGTGGAGCGAGCCGCCCAGGAGCGCCAGCGGGAGGTGGCCGAGGTCCGTTCGGCCATCCCCCTCGACGCCGAGGTCCAGGCCCGCCTGGAGCGCGCCCTGTCCAAGGCCCTCGACCGCAACGTCGACGTAAAGGTGGTCGTCGACCCGGCCGTGCTCGGCGGGGTCGTGGCCCGGGTGGGGGACACCGTCATCGACGGCTCGGTCCGTCACCGTCTCGAGAAGCTGCGCGAGGTCCTGTGA
- a CDS encoding F0F1 ATP synthase subunit gamma — MASGQERILRRRIRSVQSTKKITRAMELIAATRVVKAQHRASAARPYSEQITAVIEHLADRGAGGSYALLRQPEAVRKVALVVITSDRGLAGAYNASVIRAAERELMALQTEGKDYSLVLVGKKALGYFTFRNYRIDASFLGMSDTPTYNDAVKVASVVREAFEEGDVDQVNLVYTRFISLGSQRVVVRRFMPLQTREGNGDAGGLTADYEYEPGTGEILDHLLPRYVEARILAALLDASASEHAARQRAMKAATDNAEELIKNLSIVANKVRQAGITTEIMEIVGGAEALRQAGATQSNSEPLESSGARS; from the coding sequence ATGGCGAGTGGCCAGGAACGGATCCTCCGCCGGCGGATCCGCAGCGTTCAGTCGACGAAGAAGATCACCCGGGCCATGGAGCTCATCGCGGCCACGCGCGTCGTCAAGGCCCAGCACCGGGCCAGCGCGGCCCGCCCCTACAGCGAGCAGATCACGGCCGTCATCGAGCACCTGGCCGACCGGGGGGCAGGGGGCAGCTACGCCCTGCTGCGCCAGCCCGAGGCCGTGCGCAAGGTGGCCCTGGTGGTCATCACCTCCGACCGGGGTCTGGCCGGGGCCTACAACGCGTCGGTGATCCGGGCGGCCGAGCGCGAGCTCATGGCCCTGCAGACCGAGGGCAAGGACTACTCCCTCGTCCTCGTCGGCAAGAAGGCCCTGGGTTACTTCACGTTCCGCAACTACCGGATCGACGCCTCGTTCCTGGGCATGAGCGACACCCCCACGTACAACGACGCCGTCAAGGTGGCCTCGGTCGTGCGGGAGGCCTTCGAGGAGGGCGACGTCGACCAGGTCAACCTCGTCTACACCCGCTTCATCTCCCTCGGGTCCCAGCGGGTGGTCGTGCGGCGCTTCATGCCCCTGCAGACCCGGGAGGGCAACGGCGACGCCGGCGGGCTGACGGCCGACTACGAGTACGAGCCCGGCACCGGCGAGATCCTCGACCACCTGCTGCCCCGGTACGTCGAGGCCCGCATCCTCGCCGCCCTACTGGACGCCTCGGCCAGTGAGCACGCGGCCCGCCAGCGGGCCATGAAGGCGGCCACCGACAACGCCGAGGAGCTCATCAAGAACCTGTCGATCGTGGCCAACAAGGTCCGCCAGGCCGGGATCACCACCGAGATCATGGAGATCGTCGGTGGGGCCGAGGCCCTGCGCCAGGCCGGGGCCACCCAGTCCAACTCCGAACCCCTCGAGAGCTCAGGAGCTCGCTCATGA
- a CDS encoding ABC transporter ATP-binding protein has product MANRPNRPNRPKEPDRRDAAFAPRPTVEVEEVSAWFGQKVALSELSCSFGAGVTGLLGPNGAGKTTLLRVVTGLLPASTGRVRVAGGDPRADARVRAALALVPEDEAVPGPLTPRQLVEYRARLFGVGQRDAPEQALAEVGLTDVADRRLEGFSKGMRQRAKVAAALVTSPSVLVLDEPLNGADPVQRVSLINLFRSLGDQGRTVIVSSHVLHEVERLGERIVVLVNGRLAAAGDRRAIREAMVDRPRRVLVRASAARSLGAALVGHEAVTGVSLEGDVLTVATSRAGELAVALPPMARAAGSRLREVRPLDESLEAIFRDLVR; this is encoded by the coding sequence GTGGCCAACCGCCCCAACCGCCCCAACCGTCCCAAGGAGCCCGACCGGCGAGACGCGGCGTTCGCCCCCCGGCCCACCGTCGAGGTCGAGGAGGTCTCGGCCTGGTTCGGCCAGAAGGTGGCCCTGTCCGAGCTGTCGTGCTCGTTCGGCGCCGGGGTCACCGGGCTGTTGGGGCCCAACGGGGCCGGCAAGACGACCCTGCTGCGGGTCGTGACCGGGCTGCTGCCGGCCAGCACGGGCCGTGTCCGGGTCGCGGGGGGTGACCCCCGGGCCGACGCCCGCGTGCGGGCCGCGCTGGCCCTCGTGCCCGAGGACGAGGCCGTCCCCGGCCCCCTCACGCCCCGCCAGCTCGTCGAGTACCGCGCCCGGCTGTTCGGCGTGGGCCAGCGCGACGCCCCCGAGCAGGCGCTGGCCGAGGTCGGCCTCACCGACGTGGCCGACCGCCGCCTGGAGGGGTTCAGCAAGGGCATGCGCCAGCGGGCCAAGGTGGCGGCCGCCCTGGTCACGAGCCCGAGCGTCCTGGTGCTCGACGAACCCCTCAACGGGGCCGACCCGGTCCAGCGGGTCAGCCTCATCAACCTGTTCAGGAGCCTGGGCGACCAGGGCCGGACGGTCATCGTCAGCAGCCACGTCCTGCACGAGGTCGAGCGGCTGGGCGAGCGCATCGTGGTGCTCGTCAACGGACGCCTGGCTGCGGCCGGCGACCGCCGGGCGATCCGCGAGGCCATGGTCGACCGGCCCCGCCGGGTGCTGGTGCGGGCCTCGGCCGCGCGCTCGCTGGGCGCCGCCCTGGTGGGCCACGAGGCGGTGACCGGCGTGAGCTTGGAGGGCGACGTGCTGACGGTCGCCACCAGCCGGGCCGGCGAGTTGGCCGTGGCCCTGCCCCCGATGGCCCGGGCCGCGGGGTCGCGCCTGCGCGAGGTCCGCCCCCTCGACGAGTCGCTCGAAGCCATCTTCCGGGACCTGGTCCGGTGA
- the atpA gene encoding F0F1 ATP synthase subunit alpha produces the protein MADFTYDPDEIAAVLRRHLADFEPGLARQQVGRITEVGDGIARVSGLPNTAVNELLEFEGGTLGLALNLDEETIGAVVLGLTEHIEEGQAVTATGRILSVPVGDGLLGRVVNPLGEPIDGRGPINARETRRLEIQAPGVVDRQPVKEPLQTGIKSIDAMTPVGRGQRELIIGDRKTGKTSVAIDTIINQRGQGVKCIYVAIGQKGSSVAEVVATLEQYGAMSYTVVVTAPASDPAPFKYLAPYAGAAMGMHWMESGDAALIVYDDLSKQAEAYRQLSLLLRRPPGREAYPGDVFYLHSRLLERAAKLSDARGAGSMTALPIIETKEGDVSAYIPTNVISITDGQIYLQTDLFRSGVRPAVDVGISVSRVGGSAQIKAMKAVAGTLKLDLAQFRELEAFASFGSELDKISQAQLNRGYRLTELLKQGLRSPMPVEEQVVSLYVGTKGHLDEIPLEDVARFEAEVLDWFRSRHSDLLDQIRSQGTLPAADVMEKAVKAFADQFVPTATEGAAPEAHEQGEEQRRRAGGRREGILPEEEITREDTAAGG, from the coding sequence ATGGCTGACTTCACCTACGACCCCGACGAGATCGCCGCCGTCCTGCGGCGCCACTTGGCCGACTTCGAGCCCGGGCTGGCCCGCCAGCAGGTGGGCCGCATCACCGAGGTGGGCGACGGCATCGCCCGTGTCTCGGGCCTGCCCAACACGGCCGTCAACGAGTTGCTGGAGTTCGAGGGGGGCACCCTGGGCCTGGCCCTGAACCTCGACGAGGAGACCATCGGGGCCGTCGTTCTGGGTCTCACCGAGCACATCGAGGAGGGCCAGGCGGTCACGGCCACCGGCCGCATCCTGTCGGTCCCCGTGGGCGACGGCCTCCTGGGCCGGGTAGTCAACCCCCTGGGCGAGCCCATCGACGGGCGGGGCCCGATCAATGCCCGCGAGACCCGCCGCCTGGAGATCCAGGCCCCCGGAGTGGTCGACCGCCAGCCCGTGAAGGAGCCCCTCCAGACGGGGATCAAGTCGATCGACGCCATGACCCCGGTGGGCCGGGGCCAGCGCGAGCTGATCATCGGCGACCGCAAGACGGGCAAGACCTCGGTCGCCATCGACACGATCATCAACCAGCGGGGCCAGGGCGTTAAGTGCATCTACGTGGCCATCGGCCAGAAGGGCTCCAGCGTGGCCGAGGTGGTGGCCACCCTCGAGCAGTACGGCGCCATGAGCTACACGGTGGTCGTCACCGCCCCGGCGTCGGACCCGGCCCCCTTCAAGTACCTGGCTCCTTACGCGGGTGCGGCCATGGGCATGCACTGGATGGAGAGCGGTGACGCCGCCCTCATCGTCTACGACGACCTGTCCAAGCAGGCCGAGGCCTACCGCCAGCTCTCGCTCCTGCTGCGCCGGCCCCCGGGCCGCGAGGCCTACCCGGGTGACGTCTTCTACCTTCACAGCCGCCTGCTGGAACGGGCGGCCAAGCTGTCCGACGCCCGCGGCGCCGGTTCGATGACGGCCCTGCCCATCATCGAGACCAAAGAGGGCGACGTCTCGGCCTACATCCCCACCAACGTGATCTCCATCACCGACGGCCAGATCTACCTGCAGACCGACCTGTTCCGCTCGGGCGTGCGGCCCGCCGTCGACGTGGGCATCTCGGTCTCCAGGGTGGGTGGCAGCGCCCAGATCAAGGCCATGAAGGCGGTGGCCGGCACCCTCAAGCTCGACCTGGCCCAGTTCCGCGAGCTGGAGGCGTTCGCCAGCTTCGGGTCCGAGCTCGACAAGATCTCCCAGGCCCAGCTCAACCGCGGCTACCGGCTGACCGAGCTGCTCAAGCAGGGCCTGCGGTCCCCGATGCCCGTCGAGGAGCAGGTCGTGTCGCTCTACGTTGGCACCAAGGGCCACCTCGACGAAATCCCCCTCGAGGACGTGGCCCGCTTCGAGGCCGAGGTGCTCGACTGGTTCCGCAGCCGCCACAGCGACCTGCTCGACCAGATCCGGTCCCAGGGCACGCTGCCGGCGGCCGACGTCATGGAGAAGGCGGTCAAGGCCTTCGCCGACCAGTTCGTGCCCACGGCCACCGAAGGTGCGGCGCCCGAGGCCCACGAGCAGGGCGAGGAGCAGCGCCGCCGGGCCGGAGGCCGCCGCGAGGGCATCCTCCCCGAAGAGGAGATCACCCGCGAAGACACTGCTGCCGGGGGCTGA
- a CDS encoding ABC transporter permease subunit translates to MSPPDRRPRPSGPARPARPARGAAAYSPPAAAGAVAASFTYALRACLPRRRRLGLLLPALGALMFGLLARAVVADTAEEAFATVAAAGLFSIILPIGCLVIGDAVLGAEVRSGTLHFSWLSPVARWTIVAGRWLAGTVAAAAVLGTACALAAVLAGASSMAGPMFVAAVTASGAYVALFVMFGALARRAVVWSLAAVVLGERLLGAALDGIAQLSPGWLGRAAFAGLAGAEDLVRAGVPEGGAAVWRLVVLTAVWLGVAAWRLGTLRLAGRSD, encoded by the coding sequence GTGAGCCCGCCCGATCGCCGCCCCCGCCCCTCCGGGCCCGCCCGGCCCGCCCGGCCCGCCCGGGGAGCGGCTGCCTACTCGCCCCCGGCCGCCGCCGGGGCGGTGGCCGCCTCGTTCACCTACGCCCTGCGGGCCTGCCTGCCCCGGCGCCGCCGGTTGGGCCTGTTGCTGCCCGCGCTGGGCGCGTTGATGTTCGGCCTGCTGGCCCGGGCGGTGGTGGCCGACACCGCCGAGGAGGCGTTCGCCACGGTGGCCGCGGCCGGGCTGTTCTCGATCATCCTGCCCATCGGCTGCCTGGTCATCGGCGACGCCGTGCTCGGGGCCGAGGTGCGCAGCGGGACGCTCCACTTCAGTTGGCTGTCGCCCGTGGCCCGGTGGACGATCGTGGCCGGTCGGTGGCTGGCGGGCACGGTGGCCGCGGCCGCCGTGCTGGGGACGGCGTGCGCCCTGGCCGCCGTCCTGGCCGGGGCGTCGTCGATGGCCGGGCCCATGTTCGTGGCCGCGGTGACCGCCAGCGGGGCCTACGTGGCCCTGTTCGTCATGTTCGGGGCGTTGGCCCGGCGGGCCGTCGTGTGGTCGCTGGCGGCCGTCGTGCTGGGGGAGCGCCTGCTGGGGGCAGCCCTCGACGGCATCGCCCAGCTCTCGCCCGGGTGGCTGGGCCGGGCCGCGTTCGCGGGCCTGGCCGGGGCCGAGGACCTGGTGCGGGCGGGCGTGCCCGAAGGGGGCGCGGCCGTGTGGCGGCTGGTGGTGCTCACGGCCGTCTGGCTGGGGGTGGCGGCCTGGCGCCTGGGGACGCTGCGCCTGGCCGGCCGCTCCGACTGA
- a CDS encoding sigma factor-like helix-turn-helix DNA-binding protein produces MVRALTRASGDGARREFEAFFVDVEPRLRRALVARYGPEDAADAVAEALTWAWAHWHRMRVMENAVGYLYRVAQSAHRERRQGFLALLAAEDGPHVEPGLLPALIALPDRQRTAVWLVVASHFTQKEAAEAMGVSRSAVATHVERGLNALRSGLHAAAAEG; encoded by the coding sequence ATGGTTAGGGCGCTGACCAGGGCGTCCGGCGACGGCGCCCGGCGGGAGTTCGAGGCCTTCTTCGTCGACGTCGAGCCCCGTCTTCGTCGCGCCCTCGTGGCTCGCTACGGGCCAGAGGATGCGGCGGACGCCGTTGCCGAGGCGTTGACGTGGGCGTGGGCGCATTGGCACCGAATGAGGGTGATGGAGAACGCCGTGGGATACCTGTACCGCGTGGCCCAGAGCGCGCATCGCGAGAGGCGCCAGGGGTTCCTTGCCCTGCTGGCGGCCGAGGACGGCCCCCATGTGGAACCAGGTCTGCTGCCTGCCTTGATTGCGCTGCCGGACCGGCAACGCACGGCCGTCTGGCTAGTCGTCGCGTCGCACTTCACGCAGAAGGAGGCTGCCGAAGCAATGGGAGTGTCTCGGTCTGCTGTCGCAACACACGTGGAGCGCGGGCTGAACGCACTTCGGTCCGGGCTGCACGCTGCCGCGGCCGAGGGGTGA
- a CDS encoding GNAT family N-acetyltransferase — MATATARARLGVVLLIPRPLRREIDALRRAVGDGTYGRVPAHLTLVPPVNVAGDHLVDALRVLREAAAATRPFSVHLGPPSTFLPANPVLYLPLVGEGRASVFALRERVFREPLARTLTWPFVPHVTIADEASPERVRAAELALCDFAAEVFFDRLHLLQEREGRVWEPVADAPFRAPAVVGRGGLPVEMTVSEQLDPEARAFSDAEWERLWEAQGVAGGDPERANLAVVARRHGRLVATAEGWAYAGVAFLDNLLVAEDLRGQGIGSHVLAAFESVAVERGCPRLATDVWAGSGAEAFYLSRGWIEEGRRTDWWGGRQRIHLRRDR; from the coding sequence ATGGCCACGGCCACCGCCAGGGCCCGCCTGGGTGTGGTGCTGCTCATCCCCCGGCCGCTGCGGCGAGAGATCGACGCCCTGCGCCGGGCGGTGGGCGACGGCACCTACGGCCGGGTCCCGGCCCACCTCACGCTCGTGCCCCCCGTCAACGTGGCCGGTGACCACCTGGTCGACGCCCTGCGGGTGCTGCGGGAGGCGGCCGCCGCCACCCGCCCGTTCTCGGTCCACCTGGGCCCGCCCTCCACCTTCCTGCCCGCCAACCCGGTGCTCTACCTGCCCCTGGTCGGGGAAGGGCGGGCGTCGGTGTTCGCGCTGCGCGAGCGGGTGTTCCGGGAGCCGTTGGCCCGCACGTTGACGTGGCCCTTCGTGCCCCACGTGACCATCGCCGACGAGGCCTCTCCCGAGCGGGTGCGGGCCGCCGAACTGGCCCTGTGCGACTTCGCGGCCGAGGTCTTCTTCGACCGCCTGCACCTGCTCCAGGAGCGGGAGGGCCGGGTGTGGGAGCCCGTCGCCGACGCCCCCTTCCGGGCCCCGGCGGTGGTGGGGCGGGGCGGTCTGCCAGTGGAGATGACGGTGTCCGAACAGCTCGACCCCGAGGCCCGGGCCTTCTCCGACGCCGAGTGGGAGCGCCTGTGGGAGGCCCAGGGCGTGGCCGGGGGCGACCCCGAGCGCGCCAACCTGGCCGTGGTGGCCCGCCGCCACGGCCGCCTGGTGGCGACGGCCGAGGGGTGGGCCTACGCGGGAGTGGCCTTCCTCGACAACCTGCTGGTGGCCGAGGACCTGCGGGGCCAGGGGATCGGCTCCCACGTGCTGGCCGCCTTCGAGTCCGTGGCCGTGGAGCGCGGCTGCCCCCGTCTGGCCACCGACGTGTGGGCCGGCAGCGGGGCCGAGGCGTTCTACCTGAGCCGGGGCTGGATCGAGGAGGGCCGCCGAACAGACTGGTGGGGCGGCCGCCAACGCATTCACCTCCGCCGCGACCGCTAG
- the glpX gene encoding class II fructose-bisphosphatase: MTASKQAPDRNLALELVRVTEAAAMAAARWMGRGDKNKADGAATNAMRAVLGNIAMDGIVVIGEGEKDDAPMLFNGEQLGDGSPPQVDIAVDPLEGTTLTSLGRGNALAVIALSERGSMFDPGPCFYMDKIAVGAEAAGSIDITATPTDNLHAVAKALGREVSEVTAVVLDRPRHAALIAEIRQAGARIRLIQDGDVAGAISTGWPETGADILFGIGGTPEGVISAAALKCLGGEIQGRLCPQSDAERDAVLAAGRSLDQVLGTDDLVAGDNCFFAATGVTDGELLRGVHYTRGGSATTSSLVMRSKSGTVRRVEARHQIAKLRDFTEAYG, from the coding sequence ATGACAGCGAGCAAGCAGGCCCCCGACCGCAACCTGGCCCTCGAACTGGTGCGGGTCACCGAGGCGGCCGCCATGGCCGCCGCCCGCTGGATGGGCCGGGGCGACAAGAACAAGGCCGACGGCGCCGCCACCAACGCCATGCGGGCCGTCCTCGGCAACATCGCCATGGACGGCATCGTCGTCATCGGCGAGGGCGAGAAGGACGACGCCCCCATGCTCTTCAACGGCGAGCAGCTCGGTGACGGGTCGCCGCCCCAGGTCGACATCGCCGTCGACCCCCTGGAGGGCACCACGCTGACCTCGCTGGGCCGGGGCAACGCCCTGGCCGTGATCGCCCTGAGCGAGCGGGGCAGCATGTTCGACCCCGGGCCCTGCTTCTACATGGACAAGATCGCCGTCGGGGCCGAGGCCGCGGGCTCGATCGACATCACCGCCACCCCCACCGACAACCTCCACGCGGTGGCCAAGGCGCTGGGCCGCGAGGTGTCCGAGGTTACGGCCGTCGTGCTCGACCGGCCCCGCCACGCCGCCCTCATCGCCGAGATCCGCCAGGCGGGCGCCCGCATCCGGCTGATCCAGGATGGCGACGTGGCCGGCGCCATCTCCACGGGCTGGCCCGAGACGGGGGCCGACATCCTCTTCGGCATCGGCGGCACCCCCGAAGGCGTGATCAGCGCAGCCGCCCTCAAGTGCCTGGGCGGGGAGATCCAGGGCCGCCTGTGCCCCCAGAGCGACGCCGAGCGCGACGCCGTGCTAGCCGCCGGCCGCTCCCTCGACCAAGTCCTGGGCACCGACGACCTCGTGGCCGGTGACAACTGCTTCTTCGCGGCCACCGGGGTCACCGACGGTGAGCTGCTCCGGGGCGTCCACTACACCCGGGGCGGGTCGGCCACCACCTCGTCGCTGGTCATGCGCTCCAAGTCGGGCACCGTCCGGCGCGTCGAGGCCCGCCACCAGATCGCCAAGCTGCGGGACTTCACCGAAGCCTACGGCTAA
- the atpC gene encoding ATP synthase F1 subunit epsilon, whose amino-acid sequence MALQVELVSPERILFQGDAEMVICRTLGGGEIAFLTGHAPFLGALAIAPVKILTVDGKTEVAAVHGGFVEVQDNLVTILSDVAELASQVDVERARKAKDAAERHGHTLEDTEGEAALRRAHVRLEVAGHA is encoded by the coding sequence ATGGCCCTCCAGGTCGAGCTCGTCTCGCCCGAACGCATCCTGTTCCAGGGCGATGCCGAGATGGTCATATGCCGGACGCTGGGCGGCGGCGAGATCGCCTTCCTGACCGGTCACGCTCCTTTCCTGGGGGCACTGGCCATCGCCCCCGTGAAGATCCTGACCGTCGACGGCAAGACCGAGGTGGCCGCCGTCCACGGCGGGTTCGTCGAGGTGCAGGACAACCTGGTCACCATCCTCTCGGACGTGGCCGAACTGGCCAGCCAGGTCGACGTCGAGCGCGCCCGCAAGGCCAAGGACGCGGCCGAGCGCCACGGCCACACCCTCGAGGACACCGAAGGCGAGGCCGCCCTGCGCCGCGCCCACGTCCGCCTCGAGGTCGCGGGCCACGCCTAA
- the atpD gene encoding F0F1 ATP synthase subunit beta: MTATNGHLKDGRVVAIAGPVVDVEFPPASLPEINTAVVMTVELEGASVDITAEVAQHIGGSRIRAVCMKPTDGLKRGMPVRNTGKAISVPVGPGVLGHVWNVIGEPLDTGGQPVTEGILDYWNIHRPAPPFADLEPKSEMFETGIKVIDLLAPYVRGGKIGLFGGAGVGKTVVILEMIRRVAEQHGGTSVFAGVGERTREGNDLWLEMQESGVIEKAALVYGQMDEPPGVRLRVALSALTMAEYFRDEQGQDVLLFIDNIFRFVQAGSEVSTLLGRMPSAVGYQPTLADEMGELQERITSTKGRSITSLQAVYVPADDYTDPAPFTTFTHLDATTELSRQIASLGIYPAVDPLASTSRILSPEVVGERHYNCARRVQETLQRYKELQDIIAILGLDELSEEDKVIVQRARKVQKFLSQPFFVGEQFTGVPGVNVPVAETVESFERLVDGELDDVPEQAFFNVGGVDSVLAKAKEMGKAEAA; encoded by the coding sequence ATGACCGCCACCAATGGCCACCTGAAGGACGGGCGTGTCGTCGCCATCGCCGGACCGGTCGTCGACGTCGAGTTCCCACCCGCGTCGCTGCCCGAGATCAACACCGCGGTCGTCATGACCGTCGAGCTCGAAGGCGCCTCGGTCGACATCACCGCCGAGGTGGCCCAGCACATCGGCGGGAGCCGCATCCGGGCCGTCTGCATGAAGCCCACCGACGGCCTCAAGCGGGGCATGCCGGTGCGCAACACGGGCAAGGCCATCAGCGTGCCCGTCGGCCCCGGCGTGCTGGGCCACGTGTGGAACGTGATCGGCGAGCCCCTCGACACCGGCGGCCAGCCCGTCACCGAGGGCATCTTGGACTACTGGAACATCCACCGCCCGGCCCCCCCGTTCGCCGACCTCGAACCCAAGTCGGAGATGTTCGAGACGGGCATCAAGGTCATCGACCTGCTGGCCCCCTACGTGCGAGGCGGCAAGATCGGCCTGTTCGGCGGGGCGGGCGTGGGCAAGACGGTCGTCATCTTGGAGATGATCCGCCGGGTGGCCGAGCAGCACGGTGGCACGTCGGTGTTCGCGGGCGTGGGCGAGCGCACCCGTGAGGGCAACGACCTGTGGCTGGAGATGCAGGAGTCGGGCGTCATCGAGAAGGCCGCCCTGGTCTACGGCCAGATGGACGAGCCCCCGGGCGTGCGCCTGCGGGTCGCCCTGTCGGCCCTCACGATGGCCGAGTACTTCCGCGACGAGCAGGGCCAGGACGTGCTGCTGTTCATCGACAACATCTTCCGCTTCGTCCAGGCCGGGTCCGAGGTCTCGACCCTGCTGGGCCGCATGCCCTCGGCCGTGGGTTACCAGCCCACGCTGGCCGACGAGATGGGCGAGCTCCAGGAGCGCATCACCTCGACCAAGGGGCGTTCGATCACCTCGCTCCAGGCCGTGTACGTGCCCGCCGACGACTACACCGACCCGGCGCCGTTCACCACCTTCACCCACCTCGACGCCACCACCGAGCTGAGCCGCCAGATCGCCTCGCTGGGCATCTACCCGGCCGTCGACCCGCTGGCCTCGACGTCGCGGATCCTGAGCCCCGAGGTGGTGGGGGAGCGCCACTACAACTGCGCCCGCCGGGTGCAGGAAACGCTCCAGCGCTACAAGGAGCTCCAGGACATCATCGCCATCTTGGGCCTCGACGAGCTGTCCGAGGAGGACAAGGTCATCGTCCAGCGGGCCCGCAAGGTGCAGAAGTTCCTGTCCCAGCCCTTCTTCGTGGGCGAGCAGTTCACCGGTGTGCCCGGGGTGAACGTGCCCGTGGCCGAGACGGTGGAGTCGTTCGAGCGCCTGGTCGACGGCGAGCTCGACGACGTGCCCGAGCAGGCCTTCTTCAACGTGGGGGGCGTGGACAGCGTCTTGGCCAAGGCCAAGGAGATGGGCAAGGCGGAGGCGGCCTGA
- a CDS encoding ABC transporter ATP-binding protein: protein MAETLLRAVGLTKRYGGVTAVDRLSVEVPPGRTGLVGANGAGKTTFFRLLLGLTRPTAGSVEVAGVDASVDPAGARARLGYMPEHDCLPTDQSAAEVVATLGEMSGLPRAAARQRTSEVLDLVGMDEARFRPIDGYSTGMRQRTKLAQALVADPELLLLDEPTAGLDPIGRDAMLDLVARLGGFGISVLMATHLLDDVQQVCDHVVMLDGGRLVVAGPTQDLLERSGVVVVDVDDHGPRLAKALAARKLAAHVNETGVVEVAVGGDDDLDVVRDVIADLGLPLHKLSTRVGTLDDVFLHRASGPASGPGPGPASGPG from the coding sequence ATGGCCGAGACCCTCCTGCGCGCTGTCGGGCTGACCAAGCGCTACGGCGGGGTGACGGCCGTGGACAGGCTGTCGGTCGAGGTGCCGCCCGGTCGCACCGGCCTGGTGGGGGCCAACGGGGCGGGCAAGACCACGTTCTTCCGGCTGCTGCTGGGCCTGACCCGGCCCACGGCCGGGAGCGTGGAGGTGGCGGGGGTGGACGCCTCCGTCGACCCCGCGGGCGCTCGCGCCCGGCTCGGTTACATGCCCGAGCACGACTGCCTGCCTACCGACCAGAGCGCGGCCGAGGTGGTGGCCACCCTGGGCGAGATGTCGGGCCTGCCCCGGGCCGCGGCCCGCCAGCGCACGTCCGAGGTGCTCGACCTGGTGGGCATGGACGAGGCCCGCTTCCGGCCCATCGACGGGTACTCGACGGGGATGCGCCAGCGCACCAAGCTGGCCCAGGCCCTGGTGGCCGACCCCGAACTGCTCCTGCTCGACGAGCCCACGGCCGGGCTCGACCCCATCGGGCGCGACGCCATGCTCGACCTGGTGGCCCGCCTGGGCGGTTTCGGCATCTCCGTGCTGATGGCCACACACCTGCTCGACGACGTCCAGCAGGTGTGCGACCACGTGGTCATGCTCGACGGCGGGCGCCTGGTGGTGGCCGGCCCCACCCAGGACCTGCTGGAGCGCTCCGGGGTGGTGGTCGTCGACGTGGACGACCACGGGCCCCGGCTGGCCAAGGCCCTGGCCGCTCGCAAGCTGGCGGCCCACGTGAACGAGACGGGGGTCGTCGAGGTGGCCGTCGGCGGCGACGACGACCTCGACGTGGTGCGGGACGTGATCGCCGACCTGGGCCTGCCCCTGCACAAGCTGTCGACCCGGGTGGGGACCCTCGACGACGTGTTCCTGCACCGGGCGTCGGGGCCGGCCTCGGGGCCCGGGCCGGGGCCGGCCTCGGGGCCCGGGTGA